A single region of the Saprospiraceae bacterium genome encodes:
- a CDS encoding DegT/DnrJ/EryC1/StrS family aminotransferase: MNFIPISQPSITQKEIDYVTDAVKSTWISSLGKYIDRFEEEFAAFCGTKYAVTTCNGTVAIHLALKALGIGEGDEVIVPDLSFIATANAVVSSGAKAVFVDIDPYNLCMYPQAIEAAITPNTKAIMPVHLYGHPADMPAINAIADQYGLLVIEDAAEAHGATIGERRVGNWGICGTFSFYGNKNLTTGEGGMITTNDEALYQQCRYLRDHAMSKEKRYWHTELGYNYRMTNLQAALGVAQMERLGELMAKREEVFALYQHALKDTSDFISLNRTYPWANNAYWLVCAEFPAYQEAERDQLMRSLKERGIDSRPYFYPMSAMPYFETANNPISYRISQQGINLPTYFDLKEKDIKRISESLIELVCVV, from the coding sequence ATGAATTTCATCCCCATCTCTCAACCCTCGATTACCCAAAAGGAAATCGATTATGTTACCGATGCCGTCAAATCGACCTGGATATCTTCTTTAGGGAAATACATTGACCGCTTCGAAGAAGAGTTTGCTGCTTTTTGTGGCACCAAATATGCCGTTACCACTTGCAATGGCACAGTGGCTATTCATCTTGCGCTTAAAGCTTTAGGTATTGGCGAGGGAGATGAGGTTATTGTACCTGATTTGTCCTTTATTGCCACTGCCAATGCCGTCGTTTCTAGTGGTGCCAAAGCTGTTTTTGTGGACATCGATCCCTACAATCTTTGCATGTATCCCCAGGCGATTGAAGCTGCCATTACGCCTAATACCAAGGCCATCATGCCTGTCCATTTATATGGACATCCAGCTGATATGCCAGCCATTAATGCTATTGCTGATCAATACGGTTTGCTGGTGATCGAGGATGCAGCTGAAGCACACGGAGCTACTATAGGCGAGAGAAGAGTAGGTAACTGGGGGATTTGTGGTACCTTCAGTTTTTATGGCAACAAGAATTTAACGACTGGTGAAGGAGGCATGATCACGACCAATGATGAGGCCCTTTACCAGCAGTGCCGATATCTTCGCGATCATGCCATGAGTAAAGAGAAACGCTATTGGCATACGGAATTGGGGTATAATTATAGGATGACTAACCTACAGGCTGCTCTCGGTGTGGCGCAAATGGAGCGCCTTGGTGAATTAATGGCCAAACGGGAGGAAGTTTTTGCCTTGTACCAGCATGCCTTAAAAGATACTTCTGATTTCATTTCTCTCAATCGCACCTACCCTTGGGCCAACAATGCTTATTGGCTGGTTTGTGCGGAGTTTCCTGCCTATCAGGAAGCAGAAAGGGATCAATTAATGCGTTCGCTGAAGGAACGAGGCATAGATAGCCGGCCCTATTTTTATCCCATGTCTGCCATGCCTTATTTTGAAACGGCTAATAATCCCATTTCCTATCGGATTTCCCAACAGGGCATTAACCTTCCTACCTATTTTGACCTTAAGGAAAAGGATATTAAAAGGATAAGCGAAAGCCTCATCGAGTTGGTATGCGTCGTTTAA
- a CDS encoding glycosyltransferase family 4 protein, producing MKKIHFLLSHPIQYHSPLFDQFAKNPHVELKVYYCSDYGLSEKGERHHPELGILPTWDIDLVGGYPNEFLKNNSPRPSIFKGFWGLINLEIYTALKRDKPDVLIINGWNYFSVIWAIICCKIIGIPIYVRGDNILENDEKLSFFKRKIKHIIYKKILFNVYDKICFVGELNKLFFIQYGVPIKKLIWTPHAVDNKRFRDYYLFNKSEKVKLRNTLAIKNIFTILFVGRLHDIKRPLDLIKAVASIKTPAQIIFIGDGLLREKIISYCKEVNFKNYFITGFLNQKEILKYYLIGDVMVLPSESETWGLVVNEAMNFNLPIIVSDKVGCGPNLCTKSNGFIFQKGNISSLTNKINSLIDNRELCIEMGNESGKIIEQYSYDSIIKNILASLN from the coding sequence ATGAAAAAAATCCACTTTTTACTCTCTCATCCGATTCAATATCATTCTCCATTATTCGATCAATTTGCAAAAAATCCCCATGTTGAATTAAAAGTGTATTATTGTAGTGACTATGGTCTTTCGGAGAAAGGAGAGCGTCATCATCCTGAACTTGGTATTTTACCAACATGGGATATAGATTTGGTTGGTGGGTATCCTAATGAATTCTTAAAGAATAATTCTCCACGACCATCTATATTTAAAGGTTTCTGGGGGTTAATAAATTTAGAAATCTATACAGCCCTAAAAAGAGATAAGCCGGATGTATTAATCATAAATGGCTGGAATTATTTTTCAGTTATCTGGGCTATAATTTGCTGTAAAATAATAGGAATTCCGATTTATGTGCGTGGAGATAATATTTTAGAAAATGATGAAAAGCTCTCTTTTTTCAAAAGAAAAATAAAACACATTATATATAAAAAAATATTATTTAATGTTTACGATAAGATTTGCTTTGTTGGAGAACTTAATAAATTATTCTTCATTCAGTATGGTGTTCCAATTAAAAAACTTATTTGGACCCCTCATGCAGTTGACAATAAAAGGTTTCGTGATTACTATCTATTTAATAAATCAGAAAAGGTGAAGCTAAGAAATACCTTAGCTATAAAAAACATCTTTACCATCCTGTTCGTCGGTCGTCTTCATGATATTAAAAGACCACTAGATTTGATAAAAGCAGTTGCATCAATTAAAACTCCCGCTCAAATTATATTTATTGGGGATGGTCTCTTGAGGGAAAAAATAATATCATATTGCAAAGAAGTTAATTTCAAAAATTATTTCATTACTGGCTTTTTGAATCAAAAAGAAATTCTGAAATACTATCTTATTGGTGATGTTATGGTTTTACCTAGTGAAAGCGAAACATGGGGCTTAGTAGTAAATGAGGCTATGAATTTTAATCTGCCAATTATAGTTTCGGATAAAGTTGGATGTGGTCCAAATCTATGTACAAAAAGCAATGGTTTTATTTTTCAAAAAGGAAATATTAGCTCGTTGACAAATAAAATAAATTCTCTTATTGATAATCGTGAATTATGTATTGAAATGGGAAATGAAAGTGGAAAAATCATTGAGCAATATTCGTATGATTCGATTATAAAAAATATATTGGCTTCACTCAATTAA